One Parageobacillus sp. KH3-4 genomic region harbors:
- a CDS encoding MurR/RpiR family transcriptional regulator encodes MLECDKEIWTYIHSIYDSLTKSERKVADIILSQPKKILYMSVSDIAQEAGVGDTTVLRFCRKVGFKSFQSFKLSLAQDISKNEDHLTLINEDLSPGDSLDVIAQKVVMNNVRVINETLSLLNIKELERAVDAFIQARKIELFAVGSSSITAQDTAAKFMRIGMNINSFVDFHLQLMAASLLTSEDVAVGISFSGSSKDTYDALKIAKESGAKIISITHHAKSPITKISDIVLVHGSKEGPLQGGALSSKISQITVIDILYHAVFMRLGNTAIENKKKTSKAITNKLT; translated from the coding sequence ATGTTAGAATGCGATAAAGAAATATGGACATATATACATAGCATTTATGATTCTCTTACTAAATCTGAACGTAAAGTAGCCGATATTATCTTGTCTCAACCAAAAAAGATTTTGTACATGTCTGTCAGTGATATAGCACAAGAAGCAGGAGTTGGTGATACTACAGTTCTCAGGTTTTGCAGAAAAGTCGGTTTTAAAAGTTTTCAGTCATTTAAACTATCTTTAGCCCAAGATATTTCCAAAAATGAAGACCACTTAACACTTATCAACGAAGATTTATCCCCGGGCGACTCCTTAGACGTGATAGCACAAAAGGTAGTAATGAACAATGTTAGGGTAATTAATGAAACTTTATCGCTCCTAAATATCAAAGAATTGGAAAGAGCCGTTGACGCTTTTATACAAGCCCGTAAAATTGAATTATTTGCCGTGGGCTCATCTTCTATAACAGCACAAGATACTGCAGCCAAATTCATGAGAATAGGAATGAATATAAACTCATTTGTGGATTTTCACTTACAACTAATGGCGGCCTCTCTTTTAACTTCGGAAGATGTAGCAGTCGGGATTTCGTTCTCAGGAAGCTCTAAGGATACATATGATGCCTTAAAAATTGCCAAAGAGTCGGGAGCCAAAATTATCAGCATAACACATCACGCAAAATCTCCGATAACTAAAATTTCCGATATCGTTTTAGTGCACGGATCAAAAGAAGGGCCTTTACAAGGTGGAGCACTTTCATCAAAAATTTCCCAAATTACTGTCATTGACATTCTTTACCACGCCGTTTTTATGAGGTTAGGAAACACAGCGATAGAAAACAAGAAAAAAACCTCAAAAGCCATAACAAATAAACTAACATAA
- a CDS encoding N-acetylmannosamine-6-phosphate 2-epimerase, which translates to MKKEEIFNAIKGGLIVSCQALEHEPLHGSYIMSKMALAVQMGGAVGIRANSGKDIVAIKEKVNLPVIGIVKRNYPDSEVYITPTIEEVREVVQAGAEIVAVDATKRKRPNNIMLKDFVRQVKKEFPQIILMADISDFEEGVTAEELGFDIVGTTLSGYTEYTKGVSLPNFHLMKTLVNRLSVPVIAEGGIWTPEQLRKVMDIGVHAAVVGTAITRPQEITKRFVQILGKSNN; encoded by the coding sequence ATGAAAAAGGAAGAAATTTTCAATGCGATAAAAGGGGGGCTAATTGTATCATGCCAAGCATTAGAACATGAGCCTTTACATGGTTCGTATATAATGTCAAAAATGGCTCTTGCAGTACAGATGGGGGGAGCGGTTGGAATCAGAGCTAATAGCGGAAAAGATATTGTTGCTATCAAGGAGAAGGTAAATTTACCAGTTATAGGAATTGTAAAAAGAAACTATCCTGATAGTGAAGTATATATCACTCCTACAATAGAAGAGGTCAGGGAAGTAGTTCAAGCAGGGGCAGAAATAGTTGCGGTGGATGCCACCAAACGAAAAAGACCGAATAACATCATGTTAAAAGATTTTGTTAGGCAAGTTAAAAAAGAATTTCCCCAGATCATTCTTATGGCGGATATCTCTGATTTTGAAGAAGGAGTAACTGCTGAAGAACTTGGATTTGATATTGTGGGTACTACCTTGAGTGGATATACAGAATATACAAAAGGAGTTAGTTTACCCAATTTTCATCTTATGAAAACGCTTGTAAATAGACTCAGCGTGCCAGTTATTGCAGAAGGAGGGATTTGGACACCGGAGCAATTAAGAAAGGTTATGGATATTGGAGTACATGCGGCGGTTGTGGGGACAGCTATTACTAGACCGCAGGAGATCACCAAAAGATTTGTACAAATACTAGGCAAAAGCAATAATTAG
- a CDS encoding transposase has protein sequence MISNLNNEHAWPYEIDPLLASLFRYIDSLSLPETSYVTGRPPVSKKSLLKCFFLKTYFSIDSLRKLVRILQRFRCFQRACGLGEVPHLSTFSRAAKWFREQGFPVFHAQLLKDLEVRYPQIVLIDSTALRSSLYDSQAKWGVSTRYHWFKGYKLHLCTTAEGIILSHVLTTANRNDAAVAPELLVSLKQWDIELVLGDAAYDSEKVRQTAEQSGILFISPINRRNSEERKDAYGRVVPVFLKTRFGQWLFGLRREIERVFNELKSDGVEQPRWYGFHRYLLHVLCCILMHNFEFLL, from the coding sequence ATGATTTCCAATTTAAACAACGAACATGCATGGCCTTATGAAATTGATCCACTTTTAGCATCCTTATTTCGATATATCGACTCGCTGTCGTTGCCGGAAACATCGTATGTGACAGGAAGGCCGCCAGTATCGAAAAAATCGTTGTTGAAATGTTTCTTTTTGAAAACCTATTTTTCCATTGATTCCTTGCGAAAATTAGTGCGCATTCTGCAGCGTTTTCGCTGTTTTCAACGGGCCTGTGGGCTTGGTGAAGTCCCTCACCTTTCTACGTTTTCCCGTGCGGCGAAGTGGTTTAGGGAACAAGGATTTCCTGTTTTTCATGCACAGCTGCTCAAAGATCTAGAAGTACGTTATCCGCAAATCGTGCTGATCGACAGCACGGCCCTTCGAAGCAGTCTTTACGATTCACAGGCAAAGTGGGGAGTGTCCACCCGATATCACTGGTTTAAAGGATATAAGCTCCATCTGTGCACTACTGCCGAGGGAATCATTTTATCTCATGTGTTGACCACCGCAAATCGAAATGATGCGGCAGTAGCACCAGAATTGCTTGTTTCTTTAAAGCAGTGGGATATCGAATTGGTATTGGGCGATGCCGCGTATGACAGCGAAAAGGTTCGTCAAACTGCAGAGCAGTCAGGAATCCTATTCATTTCCCCTATCAACCGCCGCAATAGCGAGGAGCGAAAAGATGCCTATGGACGGGTTGTTCCTGTCTTTTTGAAAACGAGATTTGGCCAATGGCTGTTTGGACTTCGCCGCGAGATAGAACGGGTATTTAATGAGTTAAAAAGTGACGGGGTGGAACAGCCGCGATGGTATGGATTTCATCGATATTTACTGCATGTGTTATGCTGTATCCTTATGCATAACTTCGAGTTTTTACTCTAG
- a CDS encoding PTS transporter subunit EIIC, whose translation MFERLQRLGKAFMVPIAVLPIAGLMLGIGASFTNQVMLKTYGLEGIFGEGTFLHYILTIMAGIGEAVFNNLPFIFAIGVAAGLALQEKGTAALSAGIGFIVMHIVISKILGFLGYTPETTSIDYYLKQGLSNLEATERSNVYGYELGIFTVKIGVLGGIIVGVVSSILTNKFYNKKLPEALSFFSGVRFVPIVTVFFISIIGAIIPFIWPYIHLGISKFSEFFGSTGPVGMFFYGTGMRILNIFGLHHAIYPLFWYTSLGGEMQVAGQLVQGGQRIFFAQLADPNTVKFSAEATKYFTGGYLPMMFGLPAAALAMYKTADKKNQKVVGGLLFSAALTSFLTGITEPIEFTFLFAAPLLYGIHAVLEGISYAVLYALDVAVGCTFSRGFIDFTLFGLLQGNSKTNYVWILILGVVYAFIYYYVFKILIVKLNLKTPGRGEDSENKLYSKKDALLKDIDVEKVIEALGGKENIVDVDACITRLRVTVKDIEKVASDQLWKQELKAKGVFKKGSGVQVVYGALAEILKSEINHKL comes from the coding sequence ATGTTTGAAAGACTACAACGTTTGGGAAAAGCTTTCATGGTTCCAATCGCTGTATTGCCTATAGCAGGATTGATGTTAGGAATAGGTGCTTCTTTTACAAACCAAGTCATGCTGAAAACATATGGACTTGAAGGAATTTTTGGGGAAGGAACGTTTTTACATTACATTTTAACTATTATGGCTGGTATTGGTGAAGCTGTTTTTAATAATCTTCCTTTTATTTTCGCGATTGGCGTTGCAGCAGGGTTAGCATTGCAAGAAAAGGGAACAGCTGCATTATCTGCTGGAATTGGTTTTATAGTTATGCATATAGTAATTAGTAAAATATTAGGTTTTTTAGGGTATACACCAGAAACTACAAGCATTGATTATTATCTAAAGCAAGGGCTTAGCAATCTTGAAGCTACCGAACGGTCAAATGTTTATGGATATGAACTAGGGATATTTACTGTGAAAATAGGAGTGCTTGGAGGAATTATTGTAGGCGTTGTTTCATCTATTCTTACAAATAAATTTTATAATAAAAAACTTCCTGAAGCATTATCATTTTTTTCAGGGGTTAGATTTGTGCCAATTGTCACAGTTTTCTTTATTAGCATCATAGGTGCTATAATTCCTTTTATATGGCCATATATTCATTTAGGCATTTCTAAATTTTCTGAATTTTTTGGTTCGACTGGTCCGGTAGGTATGTTTTTCTATGGGACTGGTATGAGAATACTTAATATATTTGGGTTACACCATGCTATTTATCCTTTATTTTGGTATACTTCACTCGGAGGAGAAATGCAAGTTGCCGGACAGCTTGTACAAGGGGGACAAAGAATTTTCTTTGCACAGCTTGCTGACCCTAACACCGTAAAATTTTCTGCTGAAGCCACCAAATATTTTACTGGCGGGTATTTACCGATGATGTTTGGTTTGCCTGCTGCAGCTTTAGCTATGTACAAAACTGCTGATAAAAAAAATCAAAAAGTGGTTGGAGGATTGCTTTTTTCGGCAGCTTTAACTTCTTTTCTTACAGGTATCACGGAGCCGATTGAATTTACATTCTTATTTGCTGCTCCATTACTTTATGGAATACATGCAGTTTTAGAAGGAATATCCTATGCAGTTTTATACGCACTTGATGTTGCCGTTGGATGTACTTTTTCAAGAGGATTTATTGACTTTACCCTTTTTGGGTTACTACAAGGCAATAGTAAGACCAACTACGTATGGATATTAATTTTAGGAGTAGTTTATGCATTTATTTATTACTATGTATTTAAAATTTTAATAGTAAAACTAAATTTAAAAACGCCTGGCAGGGGCGAAGATAGTGAAAATAAACTCTATTCTAAGAAAGACGCGCTATTGAAAGATATAGATGTAGAAAAAGTAATTGAGGCACTTGGAGGAAAGGAAAACATTGTTGATGTCGATGCATGCATTACTCGCTTAAGAGTAACTGTTAAGGATATTGAGAAAGTGGCGTCTGATCAACTATGGAAACAAGAACTTAAAGCCAAAGGTGTGTTTAAGAAGGGGTCGGGTGTTCAGGTTGTATATGGTGCCTTGGCTGAAATACTAAAAAGTGAAATAAATCATAAACTGTAA
- a CDS encoding YjcZ family sporulation protein, with the protein MSAGGYAGAGLAFIVVLFILLIIVGCGCFGGYGRGYGFGGYGPGFGFW; encoded by the coding sequence ATGAGTGCTGGAGGATATGCAGGTGCCGGCCTTGCGTTTATCGTTGTTCTGTTCATCTTATTGATCATTGTTGGTTGTGGCTGCTTTGGTGGTTACGGAAGAGGGTATGGCTTTGGCGGTTATGGCCCAGGGTTTGGATTCTGGTAA